Proteins found in one Mytilus edulis chromosome 2, xbMytEdul2.2, whole genome shotgun sequence genomic segment:
- the LOC139513153 gene encoding sterol regulatory element-binding protein cleavage-activating protein-like isoform X2 produces MIVLKDRVAQIYYTHGLFCASHPVAILTALVCLMLVTFYPLIYVPLPGTVPKHYTTPVSPDTQPYRTTKGGNGEEEGKMQPHWFKGEPLGYIQQIVVKVAVSPWKPDTMTPSDAYRSPLSKVFQLIDKINHFQYNDGGEDYSISDICFRVSEATSAKYIKDLLPEYSCMILSPANLWQTNPQKFRDDEVLRTIFKRHGQALETPPYPKDILFGLPWTNTGISRYFIRNKQRTISYAVTLVLKKYDHKFLDALKKKLIDWYPETVNNVNLTEPVNIVHVHYQEIKFMSEYTYLVVTYIVLFLYLYFSVSKIDMVKSKGGLAFSAVFTVVASLLMSVSICTMFGLTPTLNGGEIFPYLVVLIGVENILVITKSVVSTPVDLEVKYRIAQGISKEGWYITKNLATELMIVVGGFVTFVPQIQEFAVFALVGLLTDFFLQVVFFVTVLSVDIRRMELSDLHKRNIRRSTSDSVLRKKEKMEPLVRCPVMTLLGTTESDSKPPVVPSQPVKKDGFLSNPQALQSSRRLKLIDFIGRTRALQKCMMVCTVIWIGLIVYKSGLVEHLTNSTIAINYSINQAKQDGGKEEYYGMSFPWGFLESEEISPVNHTEAELWKDLNHKHWLTMFGYYNISLYGRYISIIPSIHLSMLINPQEAIQFRQSLDGTPEQQSARGDFSASNDLTEDVTVEGGDFPPHYMYDSEHFKQFYPKSRREYVLTLCFGILTVICISYFVVALYNCICPRNYAKWRQKWSRNGRKSRHSGYIRQVKASVPKILKGHAQEIECLATDGHFIVSTCLGGELRVWDSITGECVTVILRKSVTPPMKRKPCVGRNIEDSDADLYAEYHGDVGSVFPEDTVGPRQRSSSKRQNTEPQKKLFTNQPDLSGSVNTNFSSLSNDDHLSLTPSPQIKNAGFDFRGQFNSIYTNHQRFLEENGEASGNLGGQTSQNDEWRSRSWSAGDHPATLQHDASLFDTGFQDNQAPPIWCLSFSDGLVAAGCGNGRIELWDGASGTLKNMFGDSRVGVTSVCLVGNRVVAARLNGTIDFIDLETFHNPAFTSTSTPNTSFTKGHSRQYSQVKVKVESLQRRDEIIHMTLMKSTKAHQQQIVSLQYAGTCRKIISASQDHTLKVFQIDDAFCLYTLHGHSAKITVLYIDKVPPFYAASGDADGIVRLWDLQAGTCLHKVKGHDGAVVSINSTDKCVISSGLDDKLCIWDRKKGCILHSIDLDPCGNNCLSLLSKDLLVTGGQGCIHLLDIIKGQIIKTINLGDSTDKLAFVHQIKVVESTVIVCDYASDMKVIHFPTVLEKVE; encoded by the exons ATGATAGTTTTAAAAGATCGAGTTGCACAGATTTATTATACGCATGGATTATTCTGTGCCTCACATCCTGTGGCGATCCTCACAGCCCTTGTATGTCTCATGTTGGTTACATT CTATCCCTTGATATATGTTCCATTACCTGGGACGGTGCCTAAACATTATACCACACCTGTATCTCCTGACACACAACCTTATCGCACAACAAAGGGAGGTAATGGAGAGGAAGAAGGGAAAATGCAGCCTCACTGG TTTAAAGGTGAACCCCTAGGATATATCCAGCAGATTGTAGTCAAGGTGGCAGTTTCACCATGGAAACCAGATACAATGACACCTAGTGATGCTTACAGATCACCACTAAGTAAAGTGTTCCAGCTGATAGATAAAATCAATCATTTTCAGTACAATGATGG tGGAGAAGATTATTCCATATCAGACATTTGTTTCCGTGTATCAGAGGCTACATCAGCTAAATACATCAAGGACTTACTGCCAGAATATTCCTGTATGATTTTATCTCCAGCTAATCTATGGCAGACCAATCCTCAGAA attcagAGATGATGAAGTTTTAAGGACTATATTTAAGAGGCACGGTCAAGCTTTAGAGACTCCTCCTTATCCTAAAG ACATACTGTTTGGATTACCATGGACAAACACAGGAATCTCCAGATATTTTATCAGGAACAAACAAAGAACAATATCTTATGCTGTTACCTTAGTCCTTAAGAAATATGATCATAA ATTTTTAGATGCTTTAAAGAAGAAATTAATAGACTGGTACCCAGAGACTGTAAACAATGTAAATCTGACAGAACCAGTCAACATTGTACATGTGCACTACCAAGAAATCAAGTTCATGTCAGAGTATACATACTTGGTTGTCACTTATATTGTCTTGTTCTTGTACTTGTATTTTTCTGTCA GTAAAATAGATATGGTGAAATCAAAAGGAGGATTAGCTTTTAGTGCAGTATTTACTGTCGTAGCCTCTCTTCTTATGTCTGTCAGTATCTGTACTATGTTTGGATTGACACCTACTCTGAATGGAGG ggAGATATTTCCTTACCTTGTGGTACTTATTGGCGTTGAGAACATACTAGTGATTACAAAGTCTGTTGTATCAACCCCTGTAGATTTAGAGGTCAAATACAGGATAGCTCAAG GTATAAGTAAGGAAGGTTGGTACATAACCAAGAACTTGGCAACAGAGCTGATGATTGTAGTTGGTGGTTTTGTTACATTTGTTCCTCAGATTCAG GAGTTTGCTGTATTTGCATTGGTTGGTTTACTGACTGATTTCTTCCTACAAGTTGTATTCTTTGTTACAGTATTATCTGTTGATATCAGAAGAATGGAA CTATCAGATTTACACAAGAGAAACATCAGAAGAAGTACATCAGATTCTgttcttagaaagaaagaaaagatgGAACCATTGGTACGATGTCCTGTAATGACGTTATTGGGAACGACTGAGTCAGATTCTAAACCTCCTGTAGTACCCTCACAACCAGTGAAGAAAGATGGGTTCTTATCTAATCCACAGGCTCTTCAATCTTCCAGGAGACTCAAATTGATAGATTTTATAGGCAGAACTAGAGCTTTACAGAAGTGTATGATG GTTTGTACAGTAATCTGGATAGGATTGATTGTCTATAAATCAGGTCTAGTAGAACATTTAACTAATTCTACAATAGCCATTAATTATTCTATCAACCAAGCAAAACAAGATGGCGGCAAAGAGGAATATTATGGGATGTCGTTTCCTTGGGGATTCCTAGAGTCAGAAGAGATATCACCAGTCAATCATACAGAAGCAGAATTGTGGAAGGACTTGAATCATAAACATTGGCTAACTATGTTTGGTTATTACAATATTAGCCtttatggcag ATACATCAGCATTATTCCATCAATCCATTTATCTATGCTCATCAATCCACAAGAAGCCATACAGTTCAGACAGTCATTAGATGGTACACCAGAACAACAGAGTGCTAGAGGAGATTTTTCAGCAAGTAATGACTTGACGGAGGACGTCACAGTAGAAGGTGGAGATTTCCCACCACATTATATGTATGATTCAGAacattttaaacagttttatcCAAAGTCACGGAGAGAGTATGTGTTAACTTTGTGTTTTGGAATTCTCACTGTTATTTGCATTTCGTATTTTGTCGTAGCATTGTATAATTGTATTTGTCCACGAAACTATGCCAAATGGCGACAAAAGTGGAGCCGTAATGGGAGAAAAAGCCGTCATAGCGGATACATAAGACAGGTTAAAGCATCTGTACCAAAGATTCTTAAAGGTCATGCTCAG GAGATTGAGTGCCTAGCTACAGATGGCCATTTTATTGTTAGTACTTGTCTGGGAGGAGAGCTACGTGTATGGGATTCCATAACTGGAGAATGTGTCACTGTTATACTCAGGAAAAg CGTAACACCACCGATGAAACGTAAACCATGTGTTGGACGTAATATTGAAGACAGTGATGCAGATCTGTATGCAGAATACCATGGTGATGTTGGCTCAGTATTTCCTGAGGATACTGTTGGTCCCAGACAGAGGAGTTCCAGCAAACGTCAAAATACAGAACCTCAAAAGAAACTATTTACAAATCAGCCTGATTTATCAGGTTCAGTAAACACAAACTTTTCATCACTGTCAAATGATGACCACTTGTCTCTGACACCATCTCCTCAAATAAAAAATGCAGGGTTTGATTTTAGAGGACAATTCAATAGTATTTATACCAATCACCAACGATTCTTAGAAGAAAATGGTGAGGCTAGTGGTAACCTTGGAGGACAGACCAGCCAGAATGATGAATGGAGGTCAAGAAGCTGGAGTGCTG GTGACCATCCAGCAACACTGCAGCATGATGCTTCCCTGTTTGATACTGGTTTCCAAGACAACCAAGCTCCTCCCATCTGGTGTCTGTCATTCTCTGATGGTCTTGTAGCAGCTGGCTGTGGCAATGGAAGAATTGag CTGTGGGATGGAGCATCGGGAACCCTGAAGAATATGTTTGGAGACAGTAGAGTAGGTGTAACATCTGTTTGTCTGGTGGGTAATAG GGTGGTTGCTGCCAGATTAAATGGAACGATAGATTTTATAGACTTAGAGACATTCCATAATCCTGCATTCACTTCTACATCTACACCTAATACTAGTTTTACCAAAG GTCATAGTAGGCAGTATAGTCAAGTCAAAGTGAAAGTAGAAAGTTTACAGCGACGTGATGAAATCATTCATATGACATTAATGAAGAGTACTAAGGCTCATCAACAACAAATAGTGTCATTACAGTATGCAGGGACATGTAGGAAAATTATATCAGCTAGCCAAGATCATACCCTCAAG GTTTTCCAGATAGATGATGCTTTCTGTTTGTATACACTACATGGACATTCTGCTAAAATTACAGTATTGTATATTGATAAG GTGCCACCATTTTATGCTGCCAGTGGTGATGCAGATGGAATAGTCAGACTATGGGACCTTCAGGCTGGTACCTGTCTGCATAAGGTTAAGGGTCATGATGGTGCTGTTGTTTCCATTAATAGTACAGATAAATGTGTAATAAGTTCAGGATTGGATGATAAACTGTGTATCTGGGACAGGAAAAAAGGCTGCATACTACATTCTATAGATCTT GACCCTTGTGGAAATAATTGTTTATCATTGCTGTCCAAAGATTTACTGGTCACTGGTGGACAG ggGTGTATACACTTGTTAGATATAATTAAAGGACAGATTATAAAGACAATCAATTTAGGTGACAGTACAGACAAATTGGCCTTTGTCCATCAGATAAAAGTGGTTGAGAGTACAGTGATAGTTTGTGATTATGCTAGTGACATGAAAGTTATCCATTTCCCAACTGTGCTTGAGAAAGTTGAGTAA
- the LOC139513153 gene encoding sterol regulatory element-binding protein cleavage-activating protein-like isoform X1 yields MIVLKDRVAQIYYTHGLFCASHPVAILTALVCLMLVTFYPLIYVPLPGTVPKHYTTPVSPDTQPYRTTKGGNGEEEGKMQPHWFKGEPLGYIQQIVVKVAVSPWKPDTMTPSDAYRSPLSKVFQLIDKINHFQYNDGSGEDYSISDICFRVSEATSAKYIKDLLPEYSCMILSPANLWQTNPQKFRDDEVLRTIFKRHGQALETPPYPKDILFGLPWTNTGISRYFIRNKQRTISYAVTLVLKKYDHKFLDALKKKLIDWYPETVNNVNLTEPVNIVHVHYQEIKFMSEYTYLVVTYIVLFLYLYFSVSKIDMVKSKGGLAFSAVFTVVASLLMSVSICTMFGLTPTLNGGEIFPYLVVLIGVENILVITKSVVSTPVDLEVKYRIAQGISKEGWYITKNLATELMIVVGGFVTFVPQIQEFAVFALVGLLTDFFLQVVFFVTVLSVDIRRMELSDLHKRNIRRSTSDSVLRKKEKMEPLVRCPVMTLLGTTESDSKPPVVPSQPVKKDGFLSNPQALQSSRRLKLIDFIGRTRALQKCMMVCTVIWIGLIVYKSGLVEHLTNSTIAINYSINQAKQDGGKEEYYGMSFPWGFLESEEISPVNHTEAELWKDLNHKHWLTMFGYYNISLYGRYISIIPSIHLSMLINPQEAIQFRQSLDGTPEQQSARGDFSASNDLTEDVTVEGGDFPPHYMYDSEHFKQFYPKSRREYVLTLCFGILTVICISYFVVALYNCICPRNYAKWRQKWSRNGRKSRHSGYIRQVKASVPKILKGHAQEIECLATDGHFIVSTCLGGELRVWDSITGECVTVILRKSVTPPMKRKPCVGRNIEDSDADLYAEYHGDVGSVFPEDTVGPRQRSSSKRQNTEPQKKLFTNQPDLSGSVNTNFSSLSNDDHLSLTPSPQIKNAGFDFRGQFNSIYTNHQRFLEENGEASGNLGGQTSQNDEWRSRSWSAGDHPATLQHDASLFDTGFQDNQAPPIWCLSFSDGLVAAGCGNGRIELWDGASGTLKNMFGDSRVGVTSVCLVGNRVVAARLNGTIDFIDLETFHNPAFTSTSTPNTSFTKGHSRQYSQVKVKVESLQRRDEIIHMTLMKSTKAHQQQIVSLQYAGTCRKIISASQDHTLKVFQIDDAFCLYTLHGHSAKITVLYIDKVPPFYAASGDADGIVRLWDLQAGTCLHKVKGHDGAVVSINSTDKCVISSGLDDKLCIWDRKKGCILHSIDLDPCGNNCLSLLSKDLLVTGGQGCIHLLDIIKGQIIKTINLGDSTDKLAFVHQIKVVESTVIVCDYASDMKVIHFPTVLEKVE; encoded by the exons ATGATAGTTTTAAAAGATCGAGTTGCACAGATTTATTATACGCATGGATTATTCTGTGCCTCACATCCTGTGGCGATCCTCACAGCCCTTGTATGTCTCATGTTGGTTACATT CTATCCCTTGATATATGTTCCATTACCTGGGACGGTGCCTAAACATTATACCACACCTGTATCTCCTGACACACAACCTTATCGCACAACAAAGGGAGGTAATGGAGAGGAAGAAGGGAAAATGCAGCCTCACTGG TTTAAAGGTGAACCCCTAGGATATATCCAGCAGATTGTAGTCAAGGTGGCAGTTTCACCATGGAAACCAGATACAATGACACCTAGTGATGCTTACAGATCACCACTAAGTAAAGTGTTCCAGCTGATAGATAAAATCAATCATTTTCAGTACAATGATGG tagtGGAGAAGATTATTCCATATCAGACATTTGTTTCCGTGTATCAGAGGCTACATCAGCTAAATACATCAAGGACTTACTGCCAGAATATTCCTGTATGATTTTATCTCCAGCTAATCTATGGCAGACCAATCCTCAGAA attcagAGATGATGAAGTTTTAAGGACTATATTTAAGAGGCACGGTCAAGCTTTAGAGACTCCTCCTTATCCTAAAG ACATACTGTTTGGATTACCATGGACAAACACAGGAATCTCCAGATATTTTATCAGGAACAAACAAAGAACAATATCTTATGCTGTTACCTTAGTCCTTAAGAAATATGATCATAA ATTTTTAGATGCTTTAAAGAAGAAATTAATAGACTGGTACCCAGAGACTGTAAACAATGTAAATCTGACAGAACCAGTCAACATTGTACATGTGCACTACCAAGAAATCAAGTTCATGTCAGAGTATACATACTTGGTTGTCACTTATATTGTCTTGTTCTTGTACTTGTATTTTTCTGTCA GTAAAATAGATATGGTGAAATCAAAAGGAGGATTAGCTTTTAGTGCAGTATTTACTGTCGTAGCCTCTCTTCTTATGTCTGTCAGTATCTGTACTATGTTTGGATTGACACCTACTCTGAATGGAGG ggAGATATTTCCTTACCTTGTGGTACTTATTGGCGTTGAGAACATACTAGTGATTACAAAGTCTGTTGTATCAACCCCTGTAGATTTAGAGGTCAAATACAGGATAGCTCAAG GTATAAGTAAGGAAGGTTGGTACATAACCAAGAACTTGGCAACAGAGCTGATGATTGTAGTTGGTGGTTTTGTTACATTTGTTCCTCAGATTCAG GAGTTTGCTGTATTTGCATTGGTTGGTTTACTGACTGATTTCTTCCTACAAGTTGTATTCTTTGTTACAGTATTATCTGTTGATATCAGAAGAATGGAA CTATCAGATTTACACAAGAGAAACATCAGAAGAAGTACATCAGATTCTgttcttagaaagaaagaaaagatgGAACCATTGGTACGATGTCCTGTAATGACGTTATTGGGAACGACTGAGTCAGATTCTAAACCTCCTGTAGTACCCTCACAACCAGTGAAGAAAGATGGGTTCTTATCTAATCCACAGGCTCTTCAATCTTCCAGGAGACTCAAATTGATAGATTTTATAGGCAGAACTAGAGCTTTACAGAAGTGTATGATG GTTTGTACAGTAATCTGGATAGGATTGATTGTCTATAAATCAGGTCTAGTAGAACATTTAACTAATTCTACAATAGCCATTAATTATTCTATCAACCAAGCAAAACAAGATGGCGGCAAAGAGGAATATTATGGGATGTCGTTTCCTTGGGGATTCCTAGAGTCAGAAGAGATATCACCAGTCAATCATACAGAAGCAGAATTGTGGAAGGACTTGAATCATAAACATTGGCTAACTATGTTTGGTTATTACAATATTAGCCtttatggcag ATACATCAGCATTATTCCATCAATCCATTTATCTATGCTCATCAATCCACAAGAAGCCATACAGTTCAGACAGTCATTAGATGGTACACCAGAACAACAGAGTGCTAGAGGAGATTTTTCAGCAAGTAATGACTTGACGGAGGACGTCACAGTAGAAGGTGGAGATTTCCCACCACATTATATGTATGATTCAGAacattttaaacagttttatcCAAAGTCACGGAGAGAGTATGTGTTAACTTTGTGTTTTGGAATTCTCACTGTTATTTGCATTTCGTATTTTGTCGTAGCATTGTATAATTGTATTTGTCCACGAAACTATGCCAAATGGCGACAAAAGTGGAGCCGTAATGGGAGAAAAAGCCGTCATAGCGGATACATAAGACAGGTTAAAGCATCTGTACCAAAGATTCTTAAAGGTCATGCTCAG GAGATTGAGTGCCTAGCTACAGATGGCCATTTTATTGTTAGTACTTGTCTGGGAGGAGAGCTACGTGTATGGGATTCCATAACTGGAGAATGTGTCACTGTTATACTCAGGAAAAg CGTAACACCACCGATGAAACGTAAACCATGTGTTGGACGTAATATTGAAGACAGTGATGCAGATCTGTATGCAGAATACCATGGTGATGTTGGCTCAGTATTTCCTGAGGATACTGTTGGTCCCAGACAGAGGAGTTCCAGCAAACGTCAAAATACAGAACCTCAAAAGAAACTATTTACAAATCAGCCTGATTTATCAGGTTCAGTAAACACAAACTTTTCATCACTGTCAAATGATGACCACTTGTCTCTGACACCATCTCCTCAAATAAAAAATGCAGGGTTTGATTTTAGAGGACAATTCAATAGTATTTATACCAATCACCAACGATTCTTAGAAGAAAATGGTGAGGCTAGTGGTAACCTTGGAGGACAGACCAGCCAGAATGATGAATGGAGGTCAAGAAGCTGGAGTGCTG GTGACCATCCAGCAACACTGCAGCATGATGCTTCCCTGTTTGATACTGGTTTCCAAGACAACCAAGCTCCTCCCATCTGGTGTCTGTCATTCTCTGATGGTCTTGTAGCAGCTGGCTGTGGCAATGGAAGAATTGag CTGTGGGATGGAGCATCGGGAACCCTGAAGAATATGTTTGGAGACAGTAGAGTAGGTGTAACATCTGTTTGTCTGGTGGGTAATAG GGTGGTTGCTGCCAGATTAAATGGAACGATAGATTTTATAGACTTAGAGACATTCCATAATCCTGCATTCACTTCTACATCTACACCTAATACTAGTTTTACCAAAG GTCATAGTAGGCAGTATAGTCAAGTCAAAGTGAAAGTAGAAAGTTTACAGCGACGTGATGAAATCATTCATATGACATTAATGAAGAGTACTAAGGCTCATCAACAACAAATAGTGTCATTACAGTATGCAGGGACATGTAGGAAAATTATATCAGCTAGCCAAGATCATACCCTCAAG GTTTTCCAGATAGATGATGCTTTCTGTTTGTATACACTACATGGACATTCTGCTAAAATTACAGTATTGTATATTGATAAG GTGCCACCATTTTATGCTGCCAGTGGTGATGCAGATGGAATAGTCAGACTATGGGACCTTCAGGCTGGTACCTGTCTGCATAAGGTTAAGGGTCATGATGGTGCTGTTGTTTCCATTAATAGTACAGATAAATGTGTAATAAGTTCAGGATTGGATGATAAACTGTGTATCTGGGACAGGAAAAAAGGCTGCATACTACATTCTATAGATCTT GACCCTTGTGGAAATAATTGTTTATCATTGCTGTCCAAAGATTTACTGGTCACTGGTGGACAG ggGTGTATACACTTGTTAGATATAATTAAAGGACAGATTATAAAGACAATCAATTTAGGTGACAGTACAGACAAATTGGCCTTTGTCCATCAGATAAAAGTGGTTGAGAGTACAGTGATAGTTTGTGATTATGCTAGTGACATGAAAGTTATCCATTTCCCAACTGTGCTTGAGAAAGTTGAGTAA